The Panicum hallii strain FIL2 chromosome 9, PHallii_v3.1, whole genome shotgun sequence genome has a window encoding:
- the LOC112877210 gene encoding protein ACCELERATED CELL DEATH 6-like, which translates to MDPELYKAATHGKVAILKQLLQDKGRPGILSSTTPQRNTPLHLAALHGHTEFAREVLQKNNGLIVARNVDGDTPLHLAAKEDKMKVAELLVGLAKAWQKDPNCAAEETPPKSPLVMTNRAGNTPLHEAMRQGRSAMALLLLSADPDSAHDLNGQKESPLHMAAREGLEDVVRKILESPWVEEEYKSSVSVGDTALHQAVLGRHTRIIEILLEKRPALMELTDADGNIALHYAAQKDRQRAVEMLLKNRADLAYKCNNQKQTPLHVAARYGSAAAIKALLRQCPDVAEMTDAAGHNAFHTAVASGKTNALRWLLRLVRPAELLNRVDNNGNTPLHLAAEKGHVHCALLLVQDRRVDPCIRNRSDHTARSLLEVRSAQGRTTHSQVEIRSDDGEMEAYEMYLWNELKRQESKRCRMQQLPPVTVPIGRRARHEYFERSVETYILVAILIATVTFAATFTMPGGYDQNKGIALHGHNTAFKIFVISNTVAMCSAIIVVFCFIWAWKNPIKFMVYQLLWGHRLTLIAFLAMLVSLMTTVYITVAPTSRWPAYVVIAIGMSTPAAVVRLVGKQVISVPP; encoded by the exons ATGGATCCTGAGTTGTACAAGGCCGCGACGCATGGGAAAGTGGCGATCCtgaagcagctgctgcaggACAAAGGCAGACCCGGCATCCTGAGCTCCACGACGCCCCAGCGCAACACcccgctccacctcgccgccctgcACGGCCACACCGAATTCGCCCGCGAGGTCCTCCAGAAGAACAACGGCCTGATCGTCGCCCGGAACGTCGACGGCGACACCCCGCTGCACCTGGCGGCCAAGGAGGACAAGATGAAGGTGGCGGAGCTGCTGGTGGGCCTCGCCAAGGCATGGCAGAAGGACCCCAACTGCGCCGCGGAGGAGACGCCACCCAAGAGCCCCCTGGTCATGACCAACCGCGCGGGCAACACCCCGCTGCATGAGGCGATGAGGCAGGGCAGGAGCGCCatggcgctgctgctgctgagcgCCGACCCCGACAGCGCCCACGACCTCAACGGGCAGAAAGAGTCACCGCTGCATATGGCCGCGCGCGAGGGCCTCGAGGACGTCGTCCGCAAGATTCTCGAGTCCCCATGGGTGGAAGAGGAGTACAAGTCCTCCGTGTCCGTCGGAGACACGGCTCTGCACCAAGCCGTGCTCGGCCGGCACACGC GGATCATAGAGATCCTGCTGGAGAAGCGACCTGCCCTGATGGAGCTGACCGACGCCGACGGCAACATCGCCCTGCACTACGCGGCGCAGAAGGACCGCCAGCGAGCGGTGGAGATGCTGCTCAAGAACAGGGCCGATCTGGCCTACAAGTGCAACAACCAGAAGCAGACCCCGCTGCATGTCGCGGCGCGCTACggttccgccgccgccatcaaggCGCTGCTCCGGCAATGCCCCGACGTCGCCGAGATGACCGACGCCGCCGGCCACAACGCCTTCCACACCGCCGTTGCCAGCGGCAAGACGAACGCGCTCCGGTGGCTGCTCCGCCTCGTCCGCCCGGCGGAGTTGCTCAACCGCGTAGACAACAACGGCAACACGCCTCTGCACCTCGCCGCCGAGAAGGGCCACGTCCATTGCGCGCTGCTGCTGGTCCAGGACAGACGCGTCGACCCCTGCATCCGGAACCGCAGCGATCACACCGCGCGCAGCCTCCTCGAGGTCAGATCGGCCCAAGGCCGCACAACGCACAGCCAGGTCGAGATCAGGTCGGACGACGGCGAGATGGAGGCCTACGAGATGTACCTATGGAACGAGCTCAAGCGCCAGGAGTCCAAAAGGTGCCGCATGCAGCAGCTGCCGCCCGTCACCGTCCCCATCGGCCGCAGGGCCAGACACGAGTACTTCGAGCGCAGCGTCGAGACGTACATCCTCGTGGCCATTCTCATCGCCACCGTCACCTTCGCCGCCACCTTCACCATGCCCGGCGGCTACGACCAGAACAAGGGCATCGCGCTTCACGGCCACAACACCGCCTTCAAGATCTTCGTCATCTCCAACACCGTCGCCATGTGCAGCGCCATCATCGTCGTCTTCTGCTTCATCTGGGCCTGGAAGAATCCCATCAAGTTCATGGTCTACCAGCTCCTGTGGGGCCATCGGCTCACCCTCATCGCCTTTCTCGCCATGCTCGTCTCGCTCATGACCACCGTCTACATCACCGTAGCGCCCACGTCACGGTGGCCTGCCTATGTCGTCATCGCCATTGGCATGAGCACTCCGGCCGCCGTCGTCCGCCTTGTGGGCAAGCAGGTGATTTCCGTGCCGCCGTAA